The following are encoded together in the Silurus meridionalis isolate SWU-2019-XX chromosome 2, ASM1480568v1, whole genome shotgun sequence genome:
- the dkk1a gene encoding dickkopf WNT signaling pathway inhibitor 1a: MPLCRSAHTLCRTLGRHPLPGPSASPHTTFRYFSRGFFKHTGGFISVQDMTMRHLWLSAVVAVYLAGCIADAETASRNSIKNLQPGAAGSAEPVSASPQAPKTDPGAGERTAPQSCGGVSQCAVSEFCSRGICQPCRKRRKRCARDAMCCAGNRCINGVCQAGEVNATQVVSTTVISKQTTEVHNNPTSALGDQIKTVVQQQPKKTTVASSRPDEPKVEGDKCLRSSDCSKGLCCARHFWSRICKPVVTEGQICTRHHRKDSHGLEIFQRCECDQGLVCRAEKDQGSDNLQQQQQQQQQQQQQQQQPRKNTNKATRPLHTCQPR; the protein is encoded by the exons ATGCCACTCTGCCGCTCTGCACACACGTTGTGTCGGACCCTCGGTAGGCATCCTCTTCCCGGACCCTCAGCATCCCCTCACACGACTTTCAGATATTTTTCCCGCGGGTTCTTTAAACACACCGGCGGATTTATCTCCGTTCAGGATATGACCATGAGGCATCTCTGGTTGTCTGCAGTAGTTGCTGTTTATCTCGCTGGGTGCATCGCTGACGCCGAAACGGCTTCCCGGAACTCCATCAAGAACCTGCAGCCTGGAGCAGCAGGAAGCGCCGAGCCGGTGAGCGCGAGCCCACAAGCGCCCAAGACAGACCCGGGAGCCGGAGAGCGCACAGCG CCTCAGAGCTGCGGCGGTGTTTCTCAGTGCGCTGTTTCGGAGTTCTGCTCTCGCGGGATTTGTCAGCCGTGCCGCAAACGCAGGAAGAGATGCGCTCGAGACGCGATGTGCTGCGCAGGAAACCGGTGCATTAACG GTGTTTGCCAAGCAGGTGAAGTAAACGCCACTCAGGTTGTCAGCACGACGGTTATCTCCAAGCAGACCACTGAGGTTCATAACAACCCTACAAGTGCATTAGGTGACCAGATCAAAACAGTGGTGCAACAGCAGCCTAAAAAGACAACTGTCGCCTCTTCAAGACCAGATGAACCGAAAG TTGAAGGAGACAAGTGTCTGAGGTCCTCAGACTGCTCCAAGGGTCTGTGCTGTGCTCGCCACTTCTGGTCTCGGATctgtaagccagtggtgacGGAGGGCCAGATCTGCACGCGTCACCACCGCAAAGACAGTCACGGCCTTGAGATCTTCCAGCGCTGCGAATGCGATCAGGGCTTGGTGTGCAGAGCCGAGAAAGATCAAGGGTCAGATAacctgcagcagcagcagcagcagcagcagcagcagcaacagcagcagcaacagcctCGCAAAAACACGAACAAAGCAACCAGACCCCTTCACACATGTCAGCCACGCTAG